DNA sequence from the Strigops habroptila isolate Jane chromosome 4, bStrHab1.2.pri, whole genome shotgun sequence genome:
aaataaGACTACACATGCTCTAGCCTCTGTCTGTTCAACAGCATTACCCTCAGGTGGTCAGCAGCATTGCCTTGTTTCACATCCTCAGTGCCGACAGTCATGCCAGTATAAAAAATAGATCTTTTGCACTGTAAACTACACTAAATGAATTGAAACTGACATCATTTAATTGCActgagccaaaaaaaaaaaggtgcatcTGTGGAATTTCTTCAAATTTGAGCACTAGtggccttttttttgtttgttttaaattaagaaaagagCAGTGGGATGATGACACAACATGAGGACACACAGCGTTACTGATTTTAAACCTCCAGCCACTTGTCTTCTAACTTCATGTAAGCTTGGAGGTTCGTGAGTGACAGCTACTgttctcaaatattttaatgccaTGTCTTAATTGCCATTGATTTGCTGctgaagacaaaaacaaaacaggttgAAATCTAAATACCAAAATACTCAGTTGGTCTTGATTATTTTGAGAAAGGCTGAACAAGGACTGACTACCTGTCTTGGATTATTGGAAAGGATCCCTAGTACTTAGCATGCATCTTGTTCAGATgtgcctttttgttttggtaggCGAAGATGTCTTAAGCTAAAGAGTTGTCTACTGTTCTGGAGAACAAAGCTATATGCCATGTATGTACGATTGTTTATATTGTATATTTACAGATAATGCTAATAACCTGTATAAATTTAAGTGACTTGAGGCCTATCATAGAGTCTGCTACTCCTGCAATCTTTTACGGTCAGAAGTGTTTCTCTGGCTTAGGAACAGTCTTGCCTTCCAAACCTAATAACTTCCTTTAAATCTCACTTAACTTAATCGTGAATCCATTTTGGAAATTGGTAGCATTTAAACCAGCAAACACTTAAAGCTTTATTAAACTTTTTAAACTGATAAGTGAATGGAACTTTTATTTGCCAGTTGAACTACTTGTTTGAACTGGTGTGAGAGTGAGTCTGTTTTACTGGTAGTACGGTAGCAGCATTTATAAAGTGGCCAGAAGCCACATTTAATTTACTGGTCTGTGGCCTTTTACTGTGCTTTGTATCAGAGTTCTTAACAAGATTAATAAATCACCCCAGTCTTAATTTTTAAGAGCTTGAGCAGTGCGTGTTCCTTCTGAGGACAAGGTCGGGAATTACATTTAGCAACTTTTTGGCAGTATAGAATGCCCCCaatttttcatgctgctgttctccACTTTGGGTGTCCTTCCGTTGGCAGTTGGGCTCTCAGGAAAGCTTTGAGGAGGTTGAGCCCAACACACAACAGATCCCTGGGAGCTGAACCTTTCCTTCCACCTGCTAGCCCATTGGATACTTTGGCTGCTCTAGGTGCAGAAATGGTTCCCATTTTTTCGAGCTCCTGACTAGAGGAAGAGCACTGTGGTGGGatctgcagcagctcagactTCCAAGTCACACTCTGGCTTTTCATCGTCCTGCCTATATTGCTCCCACTGTCTTGGGAATTTCCCAGAAAAGGAGAGGTGATATACCTGGAAGAGGTgctaattttcttctcctgggAAGATGCATTTGCCATCTGCCTCTTGGACAGTCTTCTACTGCCTGTCCCCTTCATGCTCCTTTCctgaggaagagaggaggggaagaatcTACTCGTGCAAGGGGCAGAAGGCACTTTATAAAGGAGAGCTGCTTCACTTCACAAAAATAACATTGAGGAAGTCCCAAATTTGAGATGCATGAACTGGGAATGCAGGCAGGAAACGGACGATGCCTTGATTGTGGCCTTTCCTCTGCAGTAAAAACTGAGCTTGTAACTTCTTGTAAGTCAGTCTTCTATTAGTATCTGGTGGTAAAATTATGTGCGGTGAAGATCCTGTGGGTTTTTCTGCAGGCTGGGCCTAAAGCATCACCACCCACAACTGATCAATAGTGCTGGGACAGTAAAGCTCCAGAaggatgaggggagagcaggaacCTCTTAAATTTGATCTCCCAATGGGGGCAATAATGTGAAAACATGAGATACTTATGCtagaaagcagcagctaaatGTTCCTAGCCGCATTTCCCATGCATGAAACGTGATTCTACAGGGCCAGCTCTGGAGTTTACCTAAAGTACATAAATCACAGGATGATTCATAAAAGGGACCTTGTTTATGGATAACTTACCACACAATTAAACTGTCCTCCAAGCATAACAGGAgctgcaaaatacaaataacCATTCTaaggcagggcagcagcagcgaTGCCAGTGGCATGAAATACAGTGGGTACAGCAACACGTTCCCAAAGTTACTGTCTCTGGAAGCAGTTCAATGCAGCCAGATTCCCACCAGTGTGGTTCGAGGGAATGCCAAGAGAGCaataaattaacatttcagtTGCTGCATAATTAGAGGGGTAGataaaagggggaggggggtggaaatgctagagggggaaaaatatgaaattgctGGGTTTGAAGTTGGCTTGTGTGGGAAAAGGCAGTTCCCTCAGAAAAGTGCAGATAAAGAGATGGAAGGTGATGGCAATTAATAGtaaaagaaacatctttctcATCCAGAAAGATGTTTCCAGTGATCCTGTGTTGAGTTACTGATTTTTAGCATTTCCCCCTGCTCAGATTAACTTCTTTGGGTTCTATGACATCGCTGTAGCagatcaaaaccaaaaagggacaaaaggaaccatactttatttatttttgtttgtttgggggctTTCTGGgggggtgtttggtttgggggttggttttggtgtgtgggtttgtttttatttttgggggggttccgttgtttgtttggggtttggggggttttttttggttttgggtttttttggttggttggttcaTTTggtttgtggtggggtttttttcttcctagattTACTACAATATTCAGAAATACCCTGAAGTCTGAATATACAATTTCGAATCCCTAGCAACCGCAGCAACTCCTCCCTGGGGGAGCGAACATTACTAAGAAATGCTAAGAAGTAATAAACATGTccaaggaaaaaatcaaaagcctttacaattaaaaatgttgatGTGTTGTCAGTTCACAGTcagctgccttttaaaaaccatttgGTAAGCTTAAATGTGGGGTGAGGGTCTACAACCCCTGTGATTTCTAGCAATCCCCTGGCTGTAGTGGTACTATATGCCCACAGTGCTTGCAGGCTGCACTGAACAGCTTGTGAAGTTGCTTTCGACTCCCTGTGTGTTTTCAGCCAGTTCACACGTGGCAAATTTTCTTAACAGCTCTTTCCACTGGCTGGActttcatcatagaatcacagaatggttcaggtcggaagggaccttcaaggTCATCCAAGTTCCAACCCCTATGCCCCACGGAAgaacaccttctactagaccagattgctcatGTCACCTTTTCATCACTAGTCTTATGGGCTACATCAGGAAGGTCTGACTGACGGCCAGGGGAGCTCCTGCATGCGGTTCCAAACGCAGGTTTCTCACCTCTGAGGGAAGTCTGACTGCGTGGCAAGTAAACAGTAAAAGTGCCTTTTTCTGTCAAACAAGGGTAATGTAGGGTATGCTTTCATGTAATTAACAGTCAACGTACAGGAGactgggggggtggggtgggcaGCGGTTCGCACGGTGTGCCATGTACACCATAGGGACCCGTGCTACTCGAGGGGCGCAGCTGCCCGTGCGGGCGGAGGGACGGCAGCGCGGCCCCgccgagcccctggcaggcgCCGCCGGGTCGCCAGGGCTGGGAAGAGCCGCCATTTCCTCTCGCCGCGGCGGCGTGAGCGGCGCGCGCGGGGCGGCCCCGAGAGGCGGGTCCGCGCCGCCTCAGTGCCGCGGTCATGGCGGGCTTCGTGCGGGAGCTggagcggcggggcgggccggcGCTGCGGCTGGAGcagcgggcggcgggcggcgtGGGCTGCGTCGTGTGGGACGCCGCGCTGGTGCTCGCCAAGTTCCTGGAGACCGGCGCCTGCCCCCTCGCCCGCCGCCACGTCCTCGAGCTGGGCGCCGGCACCGGCGCCGTTGGCATCATGGCGGCGACGTTGGGGTGAGCGGCGCCGGCTGGGGGCTGCGAGCGGCTGCGGCCGCTCCGCTCCGGTCCCCGCTGGCTTGGGCGAGGGCGAAGCGGGGACAGCGCTGGCTGCCGGGAGGGGGCAGGTCCCTCCTGCCTGTTTGCCTGCCTCTTACCCCGCTTTATTGTGTTACCTGCGTGAAATCGTCTAAATTCTCGCAAAACCCGcgtgttttgtgtgtgtgcgcgcTGTGGCGAGGGGCCGGGCCCTAACCGTgtgcgtgtgtatgtgtgttaCAGGGCAGACGTGACAGTTACCGACcttgaggagctgcaggagctgttgATGGTTAATATAGAGAACAACAAACATCTGGTCACAGGGTCAGTCCGAGCCAAGGTACTGAAATGGTTTGTATGATccttttaatgtttctgttcaGCTTTAACAGGGCGCCTGCTCTTGCTTTGTTAAATTACCAAATATACTTGGAAACACTGCTGTGAAAGGGGAGCTGGGTATAAGAACGTAGTAGTAAACTTCACGTTCAGTCATGTAGTAGTATATGTTGCATCATTTCCGAAGCttgttttcacctttttattttctttctactttttagGGGTGAAGATGTAACAGAATTTCAGCCTCCTCCAGATTATATACTAATGGCTGATTGTATTTACTATGAGGAGGTAAATGAGGACTTGGCAAAACCCCTGTAGAAAATTTCCTTGGGAAGGGCATGAGTTCAGTCTGAGAAGTGTTCACATCACTATTGTGCTTGCATCTTGATCCCTGTGGTTAGAAGAATACATAGAACAAGTctggaaaaggcatttttaagaGATTCAAAGTCATTGGAAATTCAAACGGAgactttgcttaaaaaaaaagaaaataaacaatatttgtgccttcccctttttttaacACTGGGAGTGAAGTGTGAAGGAAAACATTGTGACTGGTAGTTGTGAACTGTTTAAAGTATTGGTAAGTGAAGTTAAAAAGTGCTGCATCTGCACTGTTGGGTTCTCCTCATGTTTCCCTTGGGAAGGCAAAAGGAGACATCATGCTCCAGCTAAGCGGCTGTTGTAGTCTGCTCCATCTCCTTAGCTGGAGCAATATAGGATGTGCATAGAGAGCTAACAGAACTtgcaagaaaagggaaaagaccTGAAAACCCCAATGTCCCAGTGCCCTTTCAGTGGTGTTACTACTGGCTCTCTGCACGTTGGTCCCATTTCTGTAATGTAGGGCTGGATCTGAGCCATGTTTCAAGAACAGTTGAGAAAACTTCCACTATTGAAACATGTCAAGAAATAGGCATTGTTGTGTGCCTTGAGGAAATAACCCACTCGGCAGTGTGGGATGGTTTTGGCTTTCATGCTAGTTCAGTTCTCTTGGTCAGTCTGTGAAACTCCTCCTGTGCAgtctccctttctcctctgcttttcagcttgCCCCCATGTTCTTTTTGTCCCAGTTAAAGTACTAAAAATAACtccctgaaaagcaaaactggaaagtTCTCTCTTGGGTGAACACTTTCTCTAGTTAGAGACAGTAAAATGAACTTGAAATCTAAGTGTGAAATACTTAACCTCGTTTGGGCAGTCATTAGAACCATTACTGAAGACGCTGAAAGATCTTACTGGCCCTGATACGTGTGTCTTGTGCTGTTACGAACAGAGGACTATGGGAAAGAATCCTGAAATTGAGAGAAAATACTTTGAGGTAAGTGTTTTTAACGTGCTTTTTGAACACTGGGGAGATAGCTTGGACACAGGAGGTCTTTGTATTGGATAAGCTGAACATCAATGGCAGTTCCTACATGTACAGATTCAAGTTGACTGCACAAAGTGGAGTTTATAGCAGGAGAGACATGTTTGTCTTGAGGTGGAGTAGGAAATTCGGATGGTGACTCTTGAAGTTATTGTCCAACTTACCAGTAGAAACTTTCTAGATACTTACTGAGCTTTCCTTCCCTTAAAAGATTGAGCTAACCCTTCTTGCCTTACTAATCTTAACTGCACTGATGTTTTTGATCCAGGCAGCCAGACTT
Encoded proteins:
- the VCPKMT gene encoding protein-lysine methyltransferase METTL21D translates to MAGFVRELERRGGPALRLEQRAAGGVGCVVWDAALVLAKFLETGACPLARRHVLELGAGTGAVGIMAATLGADVTVTDLEELQELLMVNIENNKHLVTGSVRAKVLKWGEDVTEFQPPPDYILMADCIYYEESLEPLLKTLKDLTGPDTCVLCCYEQRTMGKNPEIERKYFELLQLDFELEKIPLDKHDEEYRSEDIHIMNIHRKQTNIPS